aagggttggttcaagcggttcgactGTTGTTCCTTTAAACAAGGTCTTAGGTTCAAATTTGTGAATGAATAAATCTTTGATTGGgaaagttttaccccttaatggaCCGATTCAGCTTGATTAAATTAGTCGGGGGTTATTGGACTTTCGAATATTATAGTGACACTGCTAATCTAGTCGAGTCGGATCGGCCCACTAAGAGGTGAAGCTCTcccaacaaattttttttctatctaCAAGATCCGGACTtttaaagaaaacaaatgaCGAACCACTTTAACCAACCATATATTTGAAACCATTCTTACACCACATGCCaaatttaaaacttaaaagtttttcaaaagcgcatgattttcttttattattatttttttccctgtttATTTATTGGAATCGTGAATCTTGTAAAATCAATGCGGCGGAACATGAAATCTTAGAAAGATGTTTTGGGAAGCTTTTGTAGGTTGTGATAATTGTATTGtcgaattatgaaaaaaaataataaatagttgaaagaatttagtattaaaaattgaattaaatgataattaagattaaaaaaaattgaaaaaaaagaaaaagtattaattgttttgttgaattgaagataagtagagttaaattgGAGTATAGTTAAAAAAACCTTTTATTTGCCAAACAAAAGAGGTGAACCAATAAAATGTTAATTGAGTAATAAGTAATTTCAGCCTCCGTAAAAAGAATAATACAAGTTCGAATTCGAAAAAACGCACTTGTTAGGAGAAAgaataattttgaattttcgatCTCTTAAAATTGCGAAAGTATGTCTCTcgtgattttatttatttaaaaaaactaTCAACAGGggttgattcaagcggttcgactGTTGTTCCTTTAAATAAGGTCTTAGGTTCAAATTTgtgaataaataaatcttTGATTGGGAAaattttaccccttaatggaCCGATTCAGCTTGATGAAATTAGTCGGGGGTCATTAGACTTTCGAATACTATGGTGACACTGCTAATGTAGTCGAGTCGGATCTGcccactaagaggtaaaactctctcaacaaattttttttctatctaCAAGATCCGGACCTGTAAGGAAAACAAATGACGAACCATTTTAATCAaccatatatatttgaaaccATTCTTACACCACATGCCaaatttaaaacttaaaagtttttcaaaaacgcatgattttcttttattatttttgattGTGATCAGGCTGGAGACTGGCACTGGCAGAGGCACTGAATCCCACGGACACAAAATTAGATTGAAGCAGAGAAGGCtatggaagagagagagagagagatatatatatatatatatatatatggatcgATTGATGGATGGAGTGAAGGGGCCGGCCGGATTTATGTGGGAGGTCTAATAAAATGGCATGGGCTTTGATTAAATGATGAGTCGTGAATTGCAAGGGAAACCTGAGATGAGATTGCAATTAATGAGTGATTAATTTGGAGCATCTTTACCCCCAAAATCTGCAATGCATGGCCGGCAGAGTCCAACACTTGTGTCCATGCTCATGCAAGCATTGCACGCACTACCAGGACTTGCCCCCTTCACCCTCCATATTGAATTCAATGCTTAATTGCACAACGTGTGAAAATTATACATAgcccaaaaaatattttttttaccaaaTCACAAGGTGACTTCATCAGTCGATTGGCTGATCATGCGGTCtgtcgaatttttttttttgaatttatacATTTTAGATAATGTTCGTTCACATGAAATGCAGTTTGCCAATTATCTCGTTTTTATTAGCTTTCTAGAACATTGGTTCCTGGGTGAGATTTTTGTGAATCGTCAAAATAAGGAAAGtggtaattaaaaaaacaaattttttttttgggtaagaaGGTTATTCTTGTTTAGGGGTTTGGtgggaaattttgaatttccttGTTTATGTGCAAAAGAAGGATTATAAAAGGCATGAAATCTTAGAAAGATGTTTTGGGAAGTTTTTGTAGGtcgtaatgattgtattgttgaattatggaaaaaattaataaatagttgagaaaaagtaatgattgtgttattgaattataaggaaaaaataataaataatttaaagaatttagtattaaaaattgaattaaatgatagttaagataaaaaaaattgaaaaaaaaagaaaaagtaataatggtgttgttgaattgaaaataagtagagttaaatttGAGTATAGTTAAAAAAACCTTTTATTTGCCAAACAAAAGAGGTGAACCGATAAAATGTTAATTGAGTAATAAGTAATTTCAGCCTccataaaaagaagaatacAAGTTCGAATTCGAAAAAACGCACTTATTAGAAGAAAgaataattttgaattttcgatCTCCTAAAATTGCGAAAGTTTGTCtctcatgattttatttatttaaaaaaactaTCAACAAGGGTTGGTTCAAACGGTTCGACTGTTGTTCCTTTAAACAAGGTCTTAGGTTCAAATCTGTGAATGAATAAATCATTGATTGGgaaagttttaccccttaatagACCGATTCAGCTTTGATTAAATTAGTTGGGGGTCATTGGACTTTCGAATACTATGGTGACGATGCTAATCTAGTCGAGTCGGATCGGCCCACTAAAAACTGAAGCTCTcccaacaaattttttttctatctaCAAGATCCGAACCTTTAAGGAAAACAAGTGACGAACTACTTTAACCAACCATATATTTGAAACCATTCTTACACCACATGCCaaatttaaaacttaaaagtttttcaaaagccatgattttcttttattatttttgtttttttccgtGTTTATTTATTGGAATCGTGAATCTTGTAAAATCAGTGCGGTGGAACATGCTAAATCCATGGAACCTTAAAGCCCCATAACTGATGATTAGTACTTCTTAGCCCAGTAAATGTAGTTCAATAGATTGGCTAGATTGAGAATGCAAAGTACGGTATAGTAAAGATCCAGACGGGCATGATTAAGATCGTTTCGTCCTAGCCATTCCCGCCCGAATCTCCCGCTCATGGAGTTAGTGATTGTAACTAGAACAGAGCTCAGGAAACAACCCATCGAGGCCGAGGACCGAGACAGGGCCGTGCTTATGCTCCTCATCCGGTTGGGCGCCTCAGAGTAGAAGAACTCGAGCATCCCACCGAGTGTAAACATGTTGGAGACCCCGAGCAGAAGGTATTGCCAGACGAGCCAGAAGATGGACAAGGTGGTCTCGCTGTTGACGTGCTCAGCACGCCGCCTGGTCTTGACTAGGGCGGCTGTAGCCATGGAGAAGGAAGTGAGCCCAAGACAAAGCCCGAACCTCCTCGATGGCTGGAAAATGCCACTGTTTTTGGCCCCGAAAAAGGTGGGCAAATTGCTCGTAGAGCGGGACTGACGTGAGCATGATCACAAGCGGGAACAGGCTCAGGGACTGGGTCGGGATCTTGAAGCCGCGGATGGTCCAGTCCATGATGAAGCCCTGCTGGACCGTGAAGGTCTGGAGCTGGACCAGGCAGCAGTTCATCATGACCGCGCTTGCAAATATGGGGAGGAGGCCAATAAATGTCTTTGTCTCTTCAACTTCGGATGCACTTACGTTGTTATCAACGAGTGCTTTGTCTAGGAACCTGCATCGGTAGTTATCGGCTTTCTTCATCAGTCGAATCCACAAAGAAAGACATAGTTTAGTTTCCGATGGCGTACTATCGATGTTACTTTATCACTTACTCGACATCGAACCAAAATAGTTGTCACATAACATTGTTGATCATTTGGCATGGCAAATGCTTACTTGAACTTAGCACTGGAGCTTACATCAGCTTGGAGTGGAGTGGCTCTTTCCGAGGCACAGGCGTTAGCTACCTGAGTCGGCAAAGCCTTTCGGTTCCGAACGGCGGAAGCGAATACCTTGATCCGGAAGACGCAATACTTAGCACATCAATGTAATATCTATATGTATGGGTTGTTTTATTACGGAAGTACATGAAATTCAGACCTTATAAATCCTATTGAATGGGCTTCCACCAGGGAGTCTGTATCTGTAGATTGGGAAGCCTCCCACAAAGACGAAGAGGGCAAAGCCCAAGGCCACGAGTGAGATCTTGAAGACACAGTTCCATTCCAAGTTCTCCGCGACCCATACCATCGCGGTGTAGGTGATGAGGCTGCCGAAGCTCATGGAGAAGAAGAACCAGTTGAAGAAGGCCGAGACGGCCCTCTGGTTAGACTGGTCGAGCTGGTCGGCCCCGTGGGCAAGAAGAGCCGCTTTGATCCCTCCGAGACCCGTGGCCATTGCTTAGATCCCCATGTATAGGACCGCAGCCTGGGAGCGATTGGGTGTTCTGCTCCTCGGCGGTTTTAGTCCCGGTTGGCGGGCCTGGACTGTCAGCAGTATTAGTCCCTGTAAACCGATCGATACGAAACATGTAGCTCGGTGAGCTGCATTGACGGAGCCAAATCAATGACACAACAATTGGATCAAGTAGGACCTAAGACTACAttacttctttctttcttttctttttggccgGAAAGACTGCATTACTTCTTAATTCCTTCCAACTGATCTACTCTAATAAAATGGGCACAAAAATGATATTGGTTACGACTGTTTCAGGACGAACAGATCGATCAACCTGGCCTTTTTCTTTTAGCGTAGCAGGACTTCATGATCGTTTCCTAAGAGAACTCAATACCATATAATCATCGTCGTGATGACCCGTACCAGCAGTTCAATGGTGCAGAAGAGCGCAAAAGTCTTGAACGTCGTGAGGAAGGAGTCGCTGATGAATCCCCCGAACAAGGGAAACATGAAGGCGGTGCCCGTGAAGTTGGTCACCGTGTTCGCGGCCTTGGCGGTTGGGTAGTGCATCGCGTGCTGGAAGTACAGTATGAAGTTCGTCGCATAGGTTAAGAATACCAAATTCTCCAGAACCTCCACCactgcagaaaaaaaaaagtacgaaTAGGAAATCAAACAGAACGGTAATTGACATCACAACAACCTTCAAAATTGATGCGATAATTTCTTATACTAGGATATAGGCCTatcttataatcgaaaaaaatatgatgcataaatatcatatttctctgctaataataataaatctattttttcaaaatattatcgtatcttttaaaaatgtcAAATAAATAGATCTTTCAAAAATgtcaatgaaaaaaatatacgtCAAATCAATTCCACATGGGTAATTTCCCTTCGGTAATCAGATCATTAGGACTGTAATTACTGCTCAGCACCGACTTGTCCTGATCACGGATTCACGGAGTACTTTACCAATTGACCCATAATTTGTGGTTTCCGCATGCACGCAATTTTAATatgaccttttttttcccctccttCCTTCTATAGAAATATGAACAAATCACTCCCGCAAGTAAGGGTGGCAGCTCTGGCTCCGCCGTGCTTCTTAGAGCATGCTCTCCTCCCTCGCCAGTCCACGACCTCGGTCCTTTCGATGTTTGTCTCAGTATCCTGTCATGCCAAACATATCGAGTTAATGATTTTCGAACAACAGTTTCAGAATATTCGCAAGTACTGGACGCTTCAAACAACGCTCAAATTCTTTCTATACGATGGTTTCTCGATATGCAAGTGTGAAAATCGGATAGATCGGCGATGGACTATGTCGACCACCACATTCTCCTAGTAATTGATTATACCGTACCATGATCAGTATCTTGATGTGAGGATTGATGGGGGGCGCGGATCAAGAAGCACACTGCAGAGCTcatcaaattaatgaaatctCCCCGTCTCTCGAAGCATTGAAGAGATAGTTTGATGGTtggggaagaaaagaaaaattctttctaaatttttttttttgggtcgaAAGTCTGCATGTCGGGAAGGGCGTCACTTTGTGCCCAATGTCGACACTCACACATGCATTGTGCCAAGAATTGCTCCTTGGTTTGACGGGAAGATGTAAGGTGAAATCACTTTGAAAGTTATTGCATTATGCATGttagtaaattactaaaatttatagtaaataatttaatcttaaataaattatatatttttcagagaaaattacacatattttaagaaattagtttggataaattaattaaacaattagtaaattacttatatttgGATTAGAATGCGCGGTTTTCGAAGAGCTTTTACTTACAATGCTAGTAAATTACAAGAATTTTGAGATAACTTTACCTAAACTTTTAATAAAGTCGAGTGCACCATGTTACCACTTTTGGTGATTGCACGTTAGAATCTCCCAGATTTGAcacattatttttcaaaatataatattcaatttctataaaaaCTTGCAATTCTACATATTGATTTTGATATTTATCCTTGACAACAAACAATCATTGttgataaaatatttatgtgtACACTGACTAATCCAGATTCGAATCGAGTAAATCaatttaaaagataaaactctctAAATCATGGAATGCATCAATTCATCAGACTTGAATCCAATGAACCAATCCACGTCAGTAACAGACAATCATGGTTAATAGAAAGTATCCAATGAACCAATTCATATTGTTCAAACCTGCTCGGACGCCACTACCGCTCTTCTGCCTGTGATGATGATCCGCTTTTAGTTCGGGAGATGCTTGGAGTGATGTTGCTGGTCTATTCCAAAGACGGCACCCTGTGCTTTTCTAGAACTTTTGTTGCTTTGCAAGTGGTCTGGTAGTTGCTGGATTGGTCAATTCCATTGGGACTTCCCCCGCTTAGCTGGATTGATTGGCTCCTCGATGCCCTCTTCGGTTTAGCTAGACTAGTCGGCCCACGGTGCCTTCCCTGGGACCGGACTGGTCGGCTCCAAGGCGCCCTCCCTAGCTTGGCTACTTTGATCAGACTTGTTAATATGTCTCTGTGAAGAAATTCCATGTTCGAGTACCAGCTCAAGACCACTCGTTACAATACTTCTTTATCGAACCTCTCCTGGAGTTCAATAGAAAGTAGTTTTCCACGTGGATAATGAACTAGGCTGAGGATCCCCTCCCGGTGTTTACTGGGATCCATGTAGAAACATTGTAGGAGGTCGAGATCATGATTTTGGTATAGGAATGATTTCTACAATTGTCTCATGTGCTAATTATTCTACACATTTTTCCCTTTGCGAGTAGTCCCCGTGGACCTACCGATCTTTCTGCTCTTGTAACTATCTCTTGGTCATTTTCCTTCTTGTACTCATTTTGTTGTTGGAATGGATCCTCGTTGCCTTGTTGTTGATCAAGAAAGATCATGGATGATAAAAAGAACTCTTATCATTCTTCGATGTAATAGAAAGGCCCAAAACAAAAGTGGGCTCACTTATGGGCCTTATGTACCGGAGAGCATCATTATCACTGCTCCgacatatataaaagctgaTCTCAAAACCCTAGCCGTCTCTCCGTGCTTCTCTTTCACTGAGACAGGAGACCTCGGCAGCATCATCTCTATCAGGTTTCGATTCGGTCCATATGCATTCCCTTTGATTACGCTCCCGTATTTGAAATTTCTTTGGAATTGCACGGTAATTTGTGGTTTTGCCGGCTGGAAATCTTGTTCAAAGGGAGACTTTGATGTTGTTAAAGTAGCTGATTTTCATTTTGGTGCTTTGCGGTCTGCAGGAACAATGGCTGCCCCTCTGCTGTCGAAGAAGATCGTGAAGAAGCGCGTGAAGAAGTTCAAGAGGCCACAGAGTGACCGCAAGATCTCTGTTAAGGTATCTGTTCTGCTACTACTGTCATCTGAACTGTATTCCAAGTGATGAATGCATTTGCGCCAATTGGGTTCGTTAGGTATAGCTCTTTGCTCTGTTCACGTGCTGGGTATGTCTTGTTTAGCTGTAGCCTTCACTGCATTTCAAGTTGATATCCTCGTCATATCTCCGTTATCCATCGAGGCTTTGATTATGTCATTGGTCAATGAAGCCTTGGATTTTCGGGATTTGGTTCGTATTGCTCGTGTACTTCGGGCAGGATCATTGAATGTGTTGATAATAATGACAGCTTCATTGTAGGAAGTTGCGGGCTTTGTATACTGGCTGTTGTTTTTCTTGTATGTGTGTCGGTATCTGTGATGAATATGCTATATGCTGTTGGGCATTTTGCTTCTGACATAAAATTTACACAGGATAGAGACCTATGAcatcaatttttcattttgcaGCCAAACTGGAGAAGGCCCAAGGGTATTGACTCGCGTGTTAGGAGAAAGTTCAAGGGATGCACTCTGATGCCCAACATTGGTTATGGCTCGGACAAGAAGACCCGCCACTACCTCCCCAACGGATTCAAGAAGTTTGTCGTGCACAATGTCAAGGAGCTTGAACTCTTGATGATGCACAACAggtactcttttttttataggcTTGCAATAGCAAGTGCTTTTTAGTTGTTACGGCAATTTTGGATTCAGGCCTACCTtgagaatttttcaatttttcattttgatgGTTCACTGCTTCTGCATAGTCCGATCATTAGGGAAGATCATTTCCAAATATATAGTTTAAATTGGGATGGTTTTGCATATATGTTGTACGCTCGAGACCTAGGTTGACTTGCCTATATTCATTTGTCATCTAATTGTTGCTTGTGAGAATTAGAAGTATCCAGTTTTCCTATTTTTCTCGTTCTATAAATTGATGAGGAACATGCTAAATTGTATTTGGATTCTAAGAACAGCTATGAAATGCAAACACATCTGCTCCCCATTTCCCTAGCTTTTCAACAACTCGAATAATGAAAATTGCAAGATTTTTCTTGATCCCTTTGCCATAACCAAGTGAACCCAATTTCTAGCTAAATTGCCTGGTTTGACTGCTACCTCATGTTCTGAAGTTCAGAAAGCTCATAGCATTTATGGGCATACAGCTGGAAAGGATAGAGCTCCCTATCACTTTCTTATCAAACTGTCGAGTTTGGTGTGTTTGCTTTTGGTGCTAACTGTTTGTTCCGTGATGCCTTAATTCATCGCATCAATTATAGCTTTCTGCCTCTGCTTTCACTAAAATGAACTGTTTACCTAAACTGCTTCGGCTTGTTTTCAGGAATTACTGTGCTGAGATTGCCCACAATGTCTCGACGAGGAAGAGAAAGGATATCGTCGAACGGGCAGCTCAGCTCGATGTGGTCGTCACCAACAAGCTCGCCAGGTTGCGGAGCCAGGAGGACGAGTGAACTTAGGTACAAGATGAAGATACATTCAAGTTTTTGTTATGAAAACGTGTCACTTCGTATCTTCTTGGACAAAAGTTCGCACTATGATTTTGTTTCAGCTTCAGTATTTGACTCGCTCTATTCTTAAATTTATGTACGGTCAGAGTTGCGAACCTGCTGCaattttggattatcaatgcTTCTTTATCAAAGTTGTTGCGAAGCCTCTGAATCAATGGTCCATGTTTCCGCGCTAATGGGTTAAAGCCGGATTGTTTCCGGTCTTCGGCCAATCACTTCCCGAGTTCATGTCATTAGAGATAATACTATGCGTACCATTGACATTTCATTTCATAGTTTCATTGAAAATCTCAGTGATAAGTGAATGGCCGATAATTTTATTGTCTAATAAAGCCCAAAGAGCACCGCAGATCAAGTTGACTGCTGAATGAATCATTAGTTGCCAATAAGTACCATCAGTTTATAACAAACGTCATTCGAAGTGCCATGAAAAATATGTTGCAACCATAGAGCCCAAAAATTTCAATGCAATTGTTCTAATCGTTTACTTGGAGACTGATTCTTTTGAATCTAATCGAGCAAATTGAGTCACTGCTGATCGTGTCATGCAGAGGCTATTCGATATACGTTGATGAGCTCGTTTGGGTTTAAAACCAAGTTTTGGATATTTTAAGCGCTCAATAGAATAATTGCTCACGTAATTAAGTAAAAACTCAATAGAATAATTGCTCACATGATTAAGTAAAAAATGTTATCTGTAAGTGCTGAAAATTTGGAATTCTTTCGTGTTATATTTAGctaacatttatatatatatatatatacggcACTTTGATTTAGttgtttaatatttatattatttttacaatttttttggaaaaaagtaaaaacgaaaaaacaaaaagagggAATGGAGATCATCTTGATCGATGGCAAACTAGGTAGTGGAGGCTTCGAATGCGGTCATCACCGTCCCAGACGAAGCCGCTAGCTGCCTCACCGATCGCCAGCGTTAGCAATCTCGGTCGTCTTGGCAGTGGTAGTCGGAATAGGAGCCCTCactgcgtgctcgggatcTCTGCTCTCTCGCTTGGATTGAATTATTTGGAGTCTTAGTCGATTGA
Above is a window of Punica granatum isolate Tunisia-2019 chromosome 7, ASM765513v2, whole genome shotgun sequence DNA encoding:
- the LOC116212625 gene encoding 60S ribosomal protein L32-1-like, with the protein product MAAPLLSKKIVKKRVKKFKRPQSDRKISVKPNWRRPKGIDSRVRRKFKGCTLMPNIGYGSDKKTRHYLPNGFKKFVVHNVKELELLMMHNRNYCAEIAHNVSTRKRKDIVERAAQLDVVVTNKLARLRSQEDE